TGTCGGCGAAAACTGAAGGTTAAGCTGAAggagaagtttgagtgtgtgtttgagggcatcgctaaagcaggaatccccaaaaccctcctgaaccagatctacacagagctctacatcacagagggagaggctacagaggtcaaccaggaccatgaggtcagactgattgaaacagcatccaggaacccacacagaccaccaacaaccatcacatgtgaagacatctttaaaacatcaCCTGACAgaaatcagccaatcagaacggtgctgacaaagggcgtggccggcatcgggaaaacagtgtccacacagaagttcagtctggactgggctgaagacaaagccaaccaggacatccacttcatatttccattcaccttcagagagctgaatgtgctgaaacacaagaagttcagcttggtggaactggttcatcacttcttcactgaaaccaaagaagcaggaatctggatctatGAAGAccaccaggtggtgttcatcttagacggtctggatgagtgtcgacctcctctggacttcaacaacactcagatcctgactgatgtgacagagtccagctcagtggatgtgctgctgatgaacctcatcagggggaacctgcttccctctgctcgcctctggataaccacacgacctgcagcagccaatcagatccctgaagtgtttcatggCATGGTGActgaggtcagagggttcactgacccacagaaggagaagtacttcaggaagaggttcacagatgaagaacagaccaacacaatcatctcccacatcaagacgtcacgaagcgttcacatcatgtgtcacatcccagtcttctgcttgATCACTGCTAGAGTTCTGGAGAATATGTTGAAGACCACAtacagaagacaactgcccaagaccctgactcagATGTACATCcgcttcctggtggttcaggccaaactgaagaacgtcaagtatgatggaagatctgggaaagatttaccctggagtccagagaccaggaagatgattgagtctctgggaaaactggcctttgagcagctgaagaaaggaaacctgatcttctatgaatccgacctgacagagtgtggcatcgatatcagctcagcctcagtgtactcaggagtgttcacagaggtcttcaaagaggagagcggactgtaccaggaccaggtgttctgcttcatccatctgagtgtccaggagtttctggctgctcttcatgtccatcagaccttcaccaacactggagtcaatctgctgccAGAAAGAACATCTGGTTGGTCTAAACTATTCATGGACAAACCAGTCCggttctaccagaccgctgtggaccaggccttacagagtccaaatggacacctggacctgttcctgcgcttcctcctgggtctatcactgcagaccaatcagagtctcctacacGGTCTGGTCaaaccaacaggaagcagctcaaagaccaaccagaaaactgtagagtacatcaagaagaagatcagtgaaaaagtgtctgcagagagaagcatcaacctgttccactgtctgaatgaactggaggatggatctctggtggatcagatccaacagtacctgagatcaggacgtctgtccacagaacaactgtctcctgctcagtggtcagctctggccttcatcttactgtcatcagaaaaagacctggatgtgtttgacctgaaggaatactgtggttcagaggaggttcttctgaggctgctgccagtggtcaaagcctccaacaaagctctgtgagaacaaacagttggatcaaacatctcaaatatggatctatcatttcaagcagatcaataactttatactcatgccttttgttttgtccagactcagtggctgtaacctgtcagacagaagctgtgaagctctgtcctcagttctcacatcccagtcctgtagtctgacacatctggatctaagcaacaatgacctgaaggattcaggagtgaagatcctgtcagatggactgaagagtccaggatgcagactggacactctcaggtcagggttcaacacagaacacaacacatcatttcaatgtttgtctgcagttgttggatggattgaacttgtcagtggttgtttgtgttgagctccagaccagttctactgatcttcaactgtgttcagagtctggaactcatagactttacacattgaagtcctgttggtgaagtcccatgcattcccagactctgttcaatgactccaactccactcatctccatcctcagttgatggatgtgatgttttgtgttgcagattgtcaggatgtctgatcacagaggaaggatgttcttctctggtctcagccctccagtccaatccgtcccatctcagactgctagacctgagctacaaccatccaggagcctcaggacaggagctgtgtgctctagtggaggatccacactggagactggacactgtcaggtatggactgagctgaatgcatccacagataatggcagatagaacaggtagagctgacaggaaccatctgtcagagctgggatccatcctgtatgaaggtccagcccatgttcacagacaaacacactcagtcagtgattcagaaggaaccatttagtggatgtgaacagaaaagcttcagtggatcacagtgatggaatgtccatgtttccagctgacctctgaccctcctcctcctttcaggttggatcctGCTGGAGTCCAGATGTTGAAACCAGGTCCATGGAGACGTAAGTGTGATTTGATTAGATGGATTGAAAGCAACCTGAGCCCAAACTGGGACCTGGTTCCACATTCTAAACATCTACAGTGTTCATGAAGACAGTCAGTTTAGTGGAAGGatgagctgatagctgattggtcaggactggtaccacatggacccacataccctgagcagtgagtcctcaggtccagtcccagactatttagtgcagatcagagctctagtgtctttctgcacatttacagtctgtactgtcactgtgGGACAAAGAATGAAATGGACAAACAATAATCCAGGGGCCATTCTCCATCTGAACATGGATGGATTTCATTCTGAACGTCTGTCTGAACCACTGCATCAACACAAAAACCATTAAACccacaaaaataacaacaattcaACCAAACACAAAATCATCAGAACCATAAAACAAACCAATCAAGTTCGTGGTTCGTTCCAGTCTCTTCTATTTGGATTCATCAACTCAATCCAACATTTGTCCCATCTGTGTTTTTAGTCCATTTCCACATTTCAATCCTGTGCTGGATCCATGAAACCAGTTGGTTCCAGTGGGCCGTCCTTCACTGGTCCAtttgtgttgttggtttgtttcctgctgtcaacatgattgtaaacacacacatttgatgGGAGCCCTGAAGCTGTTGGGACATGTGAGCCCAGTCCAAACCATGACACAAACATTCAACCTTCATGTTGaacactggctccatcctctagTTGTCTTCAATGCAGATTCCTGCTCATAAACCTCCAGAATGGTTTTGTGCTGTCAGCTCCATCCAGCCTCTCTCTGGACTGTTTGGATGATGCTCTGATCAAATCCATGCACACATTTGGACACTTCCACTCACTTGTTCTTTTCAACACTTCCTTTAATGGTTCACATATTGAATTGATCCAAACCTGGGGCTCAAATCCATCATTTGTCCcattctttgtgtttgtgtcaagAACTGAAAATCTGTTCAATACCATTTGATTTTCTGTTTGACAAAGAAGGAAAATCCAGTCCTTTAGAAATGTTGAATCTGCTGTTTCTGATCAGGAAAATCAAACAGGAAAATCCAATCCACTGTGTTTTTATTGAACGTCTGTTGGTGAAAATGTGCTCAGAAACAACAGATCTGTCTAGAAAACACTGGATTGATCTGTTATTGATCAGTATTGATCAGAGTCAGACTCACAcatgatccatccatcaataacagttgaattgaacccagtcatgtgatcagactgtcagtcaatcagctgatcactgatcaataactgcagctggattgtgttttcttctctccatcagatttctgtgaactcaccctggatccaaacacagcgcacagagaactgaaactgtctgaaaacaacaagaaggtggaacgagtGAAGGGGCGTCTGTCATATCCTAaacatcaggacagatttgaggtCTTGtctcagctgatgtgttcaactggtctgactggtcgctgttactgggaggtccagtggagtggagaggttgaaata
This region of Sphaeramia orbicularis chromosome 12, fSphaOr1.1, whole genome shotgun sequence genomic DNA includes:
- the LOC115429153 gene encoding protein NLRC3-like — translated: MGTLPFHLCLEHPLNCLLCLHSESIDRCRRKLKVKLKEKFECVFEGIAKAGIPKTLLNQIYTELYITEGEATEVNQDHEVRLIETASRNPHRPPTTITCEDIFKTSPDRNQPIRTVLTKGVAGIGKTVSTQKFSLDWAEDKANQDIHFIFPFTFRELNVLKHKKFSLVELVHHFFTETKEAGIWIYEDHQVVFILDGLDECRPPLDFNNTQILTDVTESSSVDVLLMNLIRGNLLPSARLWITTRPAAANQIPEVFHGMVTEVRGFTDPQKEKYFRKRFTDEEQTNTIISHIKTSRSVHIMCHIPVFCLITARVLENMLKTTYRRQLPKTLTQMYIRFLVVQAKLKNVKYDGRSGKDLPWSPETRKMIESLGKLAFEQLKKGNLIFYESDLTECGIDISSASVYSGVFTEVFKEESGLYQDQVFCFIHLSVQEFLAALHVHQTFTNTGVNLLPERTSGWSKLFMDKPVRFYQTAVDQALQSPNGHLDLFLRFLLGLSLQTNQSLLHGLVKPTGSS